One genomic region from Candidatus Omnitrophota bacterium encodes:
- the kdsB gene encoding 3-deoxy-manno-octulosonate cytidylyltransferase → MKVLGVIPTRYKSTRFPGKALAKLGNKPLIQWVYENAKKAKLDRVIIATDDQRIFKTVQEFGADVLLTSSHHCSGTERVAEVAKKIKAEIIVNIQGDEPFLKHQMIRFLVKNFMEDKSADIGTLATSIKNREDLVNPHVVKVVFDKKGYALYFSRFAIPYLRDQDNRASCLIESGAVCQYFKHLGIYVYKRKALLDFVKFPLGRLEKMECLEQLRALENGMRIKIIITKDDTLGIDTPQDLKRAEEWLRRLN, encoded by the coding sequence ATGAAAGTATTAGGAGTGATTCCCACAAGATATAAATCAACGCGTTTTCCCGGTAAAGCTTTGGCTAAATTAGGGAACAAACCGTTGATACAATGGGTTTATGAAAATGCAAAAAAAGCTAAATTAGATAGAGTTATTATTGCTACCGATGACCAGAGAATCTTTAAAACCGTTCAAGAGTTTGGTGCGGATGTTCTGCTGACTTCTTCCCACCATTGCTCCGGCACAGAGAGGGTTGCTGAGGTAGCCAAAAAAATCAAGGCGGAAATTATCGTAAATATTCAGGGAGATGAACCGTTTCTTAAACATCAGATGATTAGATTTTTAGTGAAGAATTTTATGGAAGATAAAAGTGCAGACATCGGAACTTTAGCCACTTCTATTAAAAACAGAGAGGATTTAGTTAATCCCCATGTGGTGAAGGTTGTTTTTGACAAGAAGGGTTATGCCTTATACTTTTCACGTTTTGCAATTCCTTATTTAAGAGACCAGGATAATCGAGCTTCCTGCCTTATCGAGAGTGGGGCAGTGTGCCAGTATTTTAAACATCTGGGAATTTATGTCTATAAGCGAAAAGCGCTTCTTGATTTTGTCAAGTTTCCTTTGGGGAGGTTAGAAAAGATGGAGTGTCTTGAGCAGTTGCGTGCCTTAGAGAACGGAATGCGCATTAAAATAATTATTACTAAAGATGATACCTTAGGAATCGATACCCCCCAAGACTTAAAAAGGGCAGAGGAATGGTTAAGGAGATTAAATTAG
- a CDS encoding KpsF/GutQ family sugar-phosphate isomerase — translation MEERRTNPLKSAKDVFQIEAKAILDLSKRLGRNFLKAVELVSNCKGRVVLTGMGKAGIIAQKISATLSSLGTPSLWLHPAEALHGDLGRVTQADIVIALSTSGETEELTKLLPLIKKIGAKLIAFTGNLQSNLARYADVVLDVSVEKEACPLGLAPTASTTAILALGDALAIAVLKKKGFKKENFALLHPGGTLGKRLLLKVEDIMRKGEANPVVSEDTRIKDVLLAITRARAGSATVIGKNKKLLGIFTDGDLRRHIETDPKLLERKVKEIMTRSPKTINKGSLAEEALKILREYKIDEIPVVDEKNRPVGLIDVQDLLKAGIV, via the coding sequence ATGGAAGAAAGAAGAACTAATCCTTTAAAGAGTGCCAAAGATGTTTTCCAGATAGAGGCGAAAGCAATCCTCGATTTGTCAAAGCGCTTGGGTAGAAATTTCTTGAAAGCGGTAGAACTCGTTTCTAATTGTAAAGGCAGGGTTGTGCTTACGGGAATGGGTAAAGCCGGAATAATCGCCCAGAAAATTTCTGCCACCTTATCTTCTTTAGGCACGCCCAGCCTTTGGCTCCATCCTGCCGAGGCGTTACATGGAGATTTAGGCCGAGTAACTCAGGCAGATATTGTGATTGCCCTTTCCACCAGCGGAGAGACCGAAGAGTTGACTAAACTCCTTCCGTTAATCAAAAAAATTGGGGCAAAATTGATTGCTTTTACGGGAAATCTCCAATCTAACTTAGCGCGTTATGCCGATGTGGTTTTGGATGTTTCGGTGGAGAAAGAAGCCTGTCCCTTAGGGCTTGCTCCTACCGCTTCCACCACCGCCATTCTTGCGTTAGGTGATGCCTTGGCCATTGCGGTTTTGAAAAAAAAAGGTTTCAAGAAAGAAAATTTTGCCTTACTCCATCCCGGCGGAACCCTGGGGAAGAGGTTGTTATTAAAGGTAGAAGACATTATGCGCAAAGGAGAGGCAAATCCGGTAGTGAGCGAAGATACACGCATAAAAGATGTGCTTTTAGCCATCACCCGCGCCCGTGCCGGCTCTGCCACGGTTATTGGTAAGAACAAAAAACTTCTGGGGATTTTTACCGATGGGGACCTGCGCCGCCATATAGAAACTGACCCGAAACTTTTAGAGCGAAAAGTAAAAGAGATTATGACCAGATCTCCAAAGACGATTAATAAGGGAAGTCTGGCTGAAGAGGCATTAAAGATTTTGCGCGAATACAAAATTGATGAAATTCCCGTAGTTGATGAGAAAAATAGGCCAGTTGGACTTATAGATGTGCAGGACCTCTTGAAAGCAGGAATAGTGTAA
- a CDS encoding HAD-IIIA family hydrolase — protein sequence MDIFERAKKIKLLIMDVDGVLTDGKFYYGNYGDELKAFNIHDGFGLTLLTRAGIKTVIITAGNSKIVTRRAKHLRITKIYQKAYKKINTYTRVLKKFRIKDEEVCYIGDDLIDIPILKRVGLAVCVPNAREELKSFVHYVTVNKGGEGAVREVIEIILKAQDKWDLVTKRYF from the coding sequence ATGGATATTTTTGAGCGGGCAAAAAAAATTAAGTTACTCATTATGGATGTGGATGGAGTTTTGACTGATGGGAAATTCTATTATGGGAATTATGGAGATGAACTGAAAGCGTTTAACATCCATGATGGATTTGGCTTAACTCTCCTTACGCGGGCAGGGATAAAGACGGTGATTATTACTGCCGGGAATTCCAAAATAGTTACCCGTCGCGCAAAGCATTTGCGCATTACCAAAATATATCAGAAAGCCTATAAGAAAATAAATACCTATACAAGAGTGTTAAAGAAATTCCGCATAAAAGATGAAGAGGTCTGTTACATTGGCGATGATTTGATTGACATTCCCATTCTAAAACGCGTAGGACTTGCGGTCTGTGTGCCTAATGCCCGTGAGGAATTAAAGTCTTTTGTGCACTATGTAACGGTAAATAAAGGTGGAGAAGGAGCAGTAAGGGAGGTAATTGAGATTATTCTTAAGGCGCAGGATAAATGGGACCTGGTAACGAAACGCTACTTCTAA
- the kdsA gene encoding 3-deoxy-8-phosphooctulonate synthase: MVKEIKLGKIKIGEKNPLVLIAGPCVIESERHAFYMAGALKEITERLDFPFIFKSSYDKANRLSIKSYRGPGLKKGLKILAKIKEKFALPILSDIHCRNEIKEAKSVLDIIQIPAFLIRQTDLVVEAGKTGKVVNLKKSQFLAPWDMKHIIEKVETTGNKKILLTERGTAFGYNNLVTDLRSLAILRGFGYPVIFDATHSVQIPGGRGASSGGNREFVPGLTRAAVAFGCDGIFLEVHDDPHKALSDGPNMLDLKALEKLLKEVKPISQIWKKEELIL, from the coding sequence ATGGTTAAGGAGATTAAATTAGGGAAAATAAAAATCGGGGAGAAAAATCCATTAGTTTTAATTGCTGGACCTTGCGTGATTGAATCTGAGAGGCATGCTTTTTATATGGCTGGTGCTTTAAAAGAGATTACTGAAAGATTGGATTTTCCTTTTATTTTTAAATCCAGTTACGACAAAGCAAATAGGCTCTCTATCAAATCCTATCGAGGTCCAGGATTAAAAAAAGGTTTAAAGATTTTAGCAAAGATAAAAGAAAAATTTGCTTTACCTATACTTTCTGATATTCATTGTCGTAATGAGATAAAAGAGGCAAAAAGTGTTTTAGATATCATTCAAATCCCCGCATTTTTAATAAGGCAGACCGATTTGGTAGTGGAAGCGGGAAAAACTGGCAAGGTGGTTAATTTAAAAAAGTCGCAATTTCTTGCTCCTTGGGATATGAAGCACATCATTGAGAAAGTAGAAACAACGGGGAACAAAAAAATTTTACTTACGGAAAGGGGAACCGCTTTTGGATATAATAATCTGGTAACCGACTTGCGGTCTTTAGCCATTTTAAGAGGATTTGGCTATCCGGTGATTTTTGATGCGACACATTCAGTACAAATTCCTGGTGGAAGAGGAGCTTCTTCTGGAGGTAATAGGGAATTTGTCCCCGGGCTTACCCGGGCAGCTGTCGCTTTTGGTTGCGATGGCATTTTTTTAGAAGTGCATGATGATCCTCATAAAGCCCTTTCTGACGGTCCGAACATGCTTGATTTAAAAGCATTAGAAAAATTACTTAAAGAAGTAAAACCAATCAGCCAAATATGGAAGAAAGAAGAACTAATCCTTTAA